The genomic stretch AACCCCGGACCCGGATGTGGAGTTCAGTCTGCTGAAAGGAACGGTCGGACCGGGTGCGGCAACGGAATTCGCGGGTTTTTCTCGGATGTTCAGGCAATTGCCCGATCCGGATGCTGTCATCAACCAGCCAGACACTGCGGTCATCCCTGAAGAACCCGCGACCTTGTATGCCCTGTGCGAGGCGATCGCGAAAAGAGCCGGAGAAAAAACAGCGGAGAACATTGTCACGTATGCATCCAGACTCCCCTCTGAGTTCGGCGTGCTGTTGGTTCGAGATGCCGTAAAACATCATCGCGGCGTTGTGGAAACTCCGGCCTTTTCGCATTGGACAACCGCCAATGCCGAGGTCCTTCTGTAGGTGATCATGGATACGGCACACGCAAAATTGATCAAGGCCCGCACCGGCCTGCTGCTTGAGCATCCCTTCTTCGGCTCCCTCTGCCTGCGCATGGAGCCGAAGGCGGACCCCACCTGCGACACGGCCTGGACCGATGGCAAGACCTTTGCCTTCAATCCCGGTTTTGTGACCGGACTGAGCGACGCCCAGCTCAAAGGGCTGGTGGCGCATACGGTCATGCATCCGGCCTGCCAGCATCACACACGCCGCAATGGTCGCGACCCATCCATGTGGAATCAGGCGTGTGACTACGCCATCAATGGGATTCTGATCGACGCAGGGATTACTTTGCCGCCCAAGTACCTCGACGATCCCTCCTATCACGGCATGTCAGTGGATGACATCTATTCGGAACTTCGCTCCTTCCACCCGGAAGAGGAAAAACCATCCTTGAGTGAAGGGGAAGGAGCGGAAGATGGTGCCGTTGATATGCAGGATATGGATGGCAAGGGAAAAGATGGCGACGGCCTCGGCGAGGGAACGGATTCCAATGGCGGTGATGCCGGAGGCGACGGCGAGGCCGATGGCAGTCAGGGCGGCGATGCCGGTGAGGATGGGAGCGCAGACGGAAACGGCGATCCTGGTGGAAGCGGTGAAGTCAGGGATGCGCCGGACAGTGAGCGCGGCGGTGGAGCGGATGAAAGTCCGTCCGACGAAGAATGGGAGCTGGCCCTGGCACAGGCCGCGCAAAGTGCACGCGAAGTCGGCGAACTGCCGGGGGCGCTGGAGCGCCTCATCAACGACGTGCTCCATCCCAAACTGGATTGGCAGGAACTGCTTTCCCGCTACATCAGCGACCGCGCCCGTGATGACTACAGCTGGACACCGCCCAGCAAACGATTTCTGCATTTGGACGTTGTTCTTCCGTCCTTGTCACACCAGAAGTTGCCGGAGGTGGTTCTGGCCATAGACACCTCCGGCAGCGTGACAGAGGCGGAAATGAACCAGTTTGCCGCAGAGGTTTCCGGTATACTGGAGAGCTTCGATACCACCATTCATGTGGTGTACTGCGACAGTGAGGTGAAGCATTCGGACACCTTCGGGCGGTGCGATCTCCCGCTGGAAATCCGGCCTGAAGGTGGTGGGGGAACCGACTTCCGACCGGCCTTTGCATGGGTGGAGAGGGAAGGTCTTGATCCGGCATGCCTCGTGTACCTGACCGACCTTGAATGCCTGAGCTTTCCCGATCGCGAGCCGGACTATCCGGTGCTCTGGGCGCAGGTGGGGCAGGGTGGCAAAGTGGTTCCGTTTGGTGACGTCATAGAGATTCGATAAGGAGAGACCATGAAAATACATTGGGAAATACTCAAGAAACGCGGCAACCACAGGCCGGTTTTGAAATATGAAATCGAGCTGGAACAGTTTGAGGTTGACATCGCCGTGCCGCAAATTGTCCTTGATTCAGCCATTGCCCGGCCACCGTCTGCGTGGCGCTCCTACTGCTATCCCGGTGAAGATGAGCGAGGCGGGGCAGCGTTGGAGTGGTATCGACTGATGACGCCGTCCCACAAGCAGCGCAAGGTGTCGGATTCCCTCACCCTTGCCTGGCGCGGCGCTGACAATGAGTTCGTCGATGTTCAGGCCGCGTTCGAGCGCCTGCGTCACGA from Pseudodesulfovibrio profundus encodes the following:
- a CDS encoding vWA domain-containing protein — encoded protein: MDTAHAKLIKARTGLLLEHPFFGSLCLRMEPKADPTCDTAWTDGKTFAFNPGFVTGLSDAQLKGLVAHTVMHPACQHHTRRNGRDPSMWNQACDYAINGILIDAGITLPPKYLDDPSYHGMSVDDIYSELRSFHPEEEKPSLSEGEGAEDGAVDMQDMDGKGKDGDGLGEGTDSNGGDAGGDGEADGSQGGDAGEDGSADGNGDPGGSGEVRDAPDSERGGGADESPSDEEWELALAQAAQSAREVGELPGALERLINDVLHPKLDWQELLSRYISDRARDDYSWTPPSKRFLHLDVVLPSLSHQKLPEVVLAIDTSGSVTEAEMNQFAAEVSGILESFDTTIHVVYCDSEVKHSDTFGRCDLPLEIRPEGGGGTDFRPAFAWVEREGLDPACLVYLTDLECLSFPDREPDYPVLWAQVGQGGKVVPFGDVIEIR